One genomic segment of Mytilus trossulus isolate FHL-02 chromosome 4, PNRI_Mtr1.1.1.hap1, whole genome shotgun sequence includes these proteins:
- the LOC134716663 gene encoding uncharacterized protein LOC134716663, whose product MDKLIYINTEQDLFYYSNKNCRIERSLRTLEHLKPSELWIRNCQETVFATEYNALKFNSKSHNSLPRIRQLRLFLDDKNILRCGGRIQNAPLSESTKFPYILPNDHTISKLIVLDAHERICHSGVNATIVHLRQSFWIPAIRQFVRKTLRKCVTCRQVVGQPYAAPDPPPLPKIRLQEADPFTATGIDFTGALQVKDNENVIKKVYICLFTCASTRAIHLEVVTNLSEETFLQAFRRFSSRKSLPKVVMSDNGSTFVSASEDIKQLCNSKKLKETLSAQGIDWFFIPKRAPWFGGWWERLIGMTKTNLKKVLGNLETLQTIVTEIESVLNDRPLTYVSSDPEDLQPLTPAHLL is encoded by the exons ATGGATAAATTAATCTACATTAACACTGAGCAAGATCTCTTTTACTACAGTAACA AAAACTGTAGAATTGAAAGGAGTTTAAGGACATTAGAACATTTAAAACCAAGTGAGTTATGGATTCGAAATTGTCAGGAAACGGTTTTTGCTACGGAATATAACGCATTGAAGTTTAACAGTAAATCACATAACAGTTTACCGAGAATCAGACAATTAAGATTATTTCTTGACGACAAGAACATCCTCAGATGTGGAGGAAGAATCCAGAATGCACCCTTATCGGAGTCCACCAAATTTCCGTATATCTTACCTAACGATCATACAATTTCTAAACTTATTGTATTAGATGCCCATGAAAGAATCTGTCATTCAGGAGTAAATGCCACAATCGTACATTTGAGACAAAGTTTTTGGATACCCGCAATTCGACAGTTTGTTCGTAAAACACTCAGGAAATGTGTTACTTGTAGACAGGTTGTTGGACAACCATATGCAGCACCGGATCCACCGCCATTGCCTAAAATTCGACTACAAGAAGCTGATCCTTTTACAGCTACAGGGATAGATTTCACAGGCGCATTACAAGTAAAAGATAACGAAAATGTCATAAAGAAAGTCTACATATGTTTATTCACTTGTGCCTCTACTAGAGCGATACACCTTGAAGTCGTTACAAATTTGTCAGAAGAAACATTTTTACAAGCTTTTCGGCGCTTTTCAAGCAGAAAATCTTTACCAAAAGTAGTTATGTCAGACAATGGTTCTACTTTTGTATCCGCGTCAGAAGACATCAAACAACTTTgtaattcaaaaaagttaaaagagaCATTATCAGCACAAGGAATCGACTGGTTTTTCATCCCTAAACGTGCTCCATGGTTTGGTGGATGGTGGGAGCGTCTTATTGGAATGACGAAAAcgaatttgaaaaaagtactAGGAAATTTAGAGACTCTTCAGACAATCGTTACAGAGATAGAATCCGTCTTAAATGATCGACCCTTAACATATGTGTCTTCAGACCCGGAGGATCTTCAACCACTTACACCAGCTCATCTTCTTTAA